One stretch of Streptomyces sp. A2-16 DNA includes these proteins:
- a CDS encoding shikimate dehydrogenase, which produces MQARAVDARRAAVLGKPITHSLSPVLHRAAYQELGLTGWSYDRFELDEAALPGFVEGLGPEWAGLSVTMPLKRAVIPLLDEISETAASVEAVNTVVCTEDGRRVGDNTDIPGMVAALGERGIEQVDSAAVLGAGATASSALAALARICTGEVVAYVRSEARAAEMRQWGERLDVELRTADWADAAEALRAPLVIATTPAGATDTLAHAVPERPTVLFDVLYDPWPTELAARWSMTGGAVVGGLDLLVHQAVLQVEQMTGLGPAPVEAMRKAGEHALAAR; this is translated from the coding sequence ATGCAAGCACGGGCAGTTGACGCCCGCCGGGCCGCCGTCCTCGGCAAGCCCATCACCCACTCCCTGTCACCGGTCCTGCACCGGGCCGCCTACCAGGAGCTGGGACTCACAGGCTGGTCGTACGACCGCTTCGAACTCGACGAGGCCGCCCTGCCCGGGTTCGTCGAGGGGCTCGGCCCCGAGTGGGCCGGACTGTCGGTGACCATGCCGCTCAAGCGGGCGGTCATCCCGCTGCTCGACGAGATCAGTGAGACGGCCGCCTCGGTGGAGGCGGTCAACACGGTCGTGTGCACCGAGGACGGCCGCCGCGTCGGCGACAACACCGACATCCCGGGGATGGTCGCCGCCCTCGGGGAGCGGGGCATCGAGCAGGTCGACTCGGCGGCCGTCCTCGGCGCCGGCGCCACCGCCTCCTCCGCGCTCGCCGCGCTCGCCCGGATCTGCACCGGCGAGGTCGTCGCCTACGTCCGAAGCGAGGCCCGGGCCGCCGAGATGCGGCAGTGGGGCGAGCGCCTCGACGTCGAGCTCCGCACCGCCGACTGGGCCGACGCCGCCGAGGCCCTGCGCGCCCCCCTGGTGATCGCCACCACCCCCGCAGGAGCCACGGACACGCTCGCCCACGCCGTACCGGAGCGCCCCACGGTCCTGTTCGACGTGCTCTACGACCCCTGGCCGACCGAACTGGCCGCCCGCTGGTCGATGACCGGCGGGGCCGTGGTCGGCGGCCTTGACCTGCTGGTGCACCAGGCGGTGCTCCAGGTCGAGCAGATGACGGGCCTCGGCCCCGCACCTGTGGAGGCCATGCGGAAGGCGGGGGAGCACGCGCTGGCGGCCCGCTGA
- the mltG gene encoding endolytic transglycosylase MltG, with protein sequence MTEYGRGQGSEPWHPEDPLYGDDGWGGQQAPAGQQSPYGGQPQHYPQQPQQQAQYDNGGWGDGQQAAYGQAQQQYPQQHDGQYDQHQQYNHQYDQQQYGQQQYDQQAYQGQPQQPYDQGGWAAGAQGQVPYPADPSDPYGQQAGAYGAEQQDYYGSPDAYPPPEPPSRRSAEPEARTDWDPGPDQGEHAFFAGGDDEPDESDDPESGRGDRRGRGGKGTKKRKSGCACLVVLLVFGGGTAGVGYFGYQFYQNRFGAAPDYAGDGTSEMVTVQVPKGAGGYAIGRLLKDAGVVKSVDAFVSAQEQNPKGKAIQAGAYLLKKEMSAESAVVMMLDPKSQNNVLVAPGVRNIVVYKRIDEKLDLASGATQKVAEQKYKSLGLPSWANDNEDIKDPLEGFLYPGTYPAAKGMKPETVLKEMVTQAASQYGKYDLEAKAKALKLDNPLQVITVASLVQAEGKTEEDYRKMAEVVYNRLNLANPETYGLLQFDSTFNYLKNESNIHIGESEIKSNKDPYNTYTNKGLPPGPIDNPGDVALKAALNPTDQGWYYFVATDGVKTTEFAKTHAEFLRLKDKFDASTGS encoded by the coding sequence ATGACTGAGTATGGCCGGGGCCAAGGCTCCGAACCGTGGCATCCGGAGGACCCGTTGTACGGGGACGACGGATGGGGTGGACAGCAGGCCCCTGCGGGTCAGCAGTCCCCCTACGGCGGCCAGCCGCAGCACTATCCGCAGCAGCCGCAGCAGCAGGCCCAGTACGACAACGGTGGCTGGGGCGACGGCCAGCAGGCAGCCTACGGTCAGGCGCAGCAGCAGTACCCGCAGCAGCACGACGGCCAGTACGACCAGCACCAGCAGTACAACCACCAGTACGACCAGCAGCAGTACGGCCAGCAGCAGTACGACCAGCAGGCCTATCAGGGCCAGCCGCAGCAGCCGTACGACCAGGGCGGCTGGGCGGCCGGCGCCCAGGGGCAGGTTCCCTACCCTGCCGACCCCTCGGATCCCTACGGTCAGCAGGCCGGCGCGTACGGCGCCGAGCAGCAGGACTACTACGGCAGCCCCGACGCCTACCCGCCGCCGGAGCCGCCGAGCCGTCGGAGCGCCGAACCGGAGGCACGGACCGACTGGGATCCCGGCCCCGACCAGGGCGAACACGCCTTCTTCGCGGGCGGTGACGACGAACCGGACGAGTCGGACGACCCGGAGAGCGGCCGCGGTGACCGGCGGGGCCGGGGCGGCAAAGGGACCAAGAAGCGCAAGAGCGGCTGCGCCTGTCTGGTGGTCCTGCTGGTGTTCGGCGGCGGTACCGCGGGCGTCGGTTACTTCGGGTATCAGTTCTACCAAAATCGTTTCGGCGCGGCTCCGGACTATGCCGGGGACGGCACGAGCGAGATGGTCACCGTCCAGGTCCCCAAGGGCGCGGGCGGCTATGCGATCGGCCGGCTGCTGAAGGACGCGGGCGTCGTGAAGAGCGTCGACGCCTTCGTGTCCGCCCAGGAGCAGAACCCCAAGGGCAAGGCGATCCAGGCCGGTGCCTATCTCCTGAAGAAGGAGATGTCCGCCGAGAGCGCCGTCGTGATGATGCTCGACCCGAAGAGCCAGAACAATGTGCTGGTCGCTCCGGGTGTGCGGAACATCGTCGTCTACAAGAGGATCGACGAGAAACTCGATCTCGCTTCCGGTGCCACGCAGAAGGTCGCCGAGCAGAAGTACAAGAGCCTCGGGCTGCCGAGCTGGGCGAACGACAACGAGGACATCAAGGACCCGCTGGAGGGCTTCCTCTATCCGGGCACCTATCCGGCGGCGAAGGGCATGAAGCCCGAGACGGTGCTGAAGGAAATGGTCACCCAGGCCGCCTCGCAGTACGGCAAGTACGACCTGGAGGCGAAGGCCAAGGCGCTCAAGCTGGACAACCCGCTGCAGGTCATCACGGTCGCGAGCCTCGTCCAGGCCGAGGGGAAGACCGAGGAGGACTACCGCAAGATGGCGGAGGTGGTCTACAACCGCCTCAATCTCGCGAATCCCGAGACCTACGGCCTGCTCCAGTTCGACTCGACCTTCAATTACCTGAAGAACGAGAGCAACATCCACATCGGCGAGTCGGAGATCAAGAGCAACAAGGACCCGTACAACACGTACACGAACAAGGGTCTGCCGCCCGGTCCGATCGACAATCCGGGCGATGTCGCGCTGAAGGCGGCACTGAATCCGACCGACCAGGGCTGGTACTACTTCGTCGCCACCGACGGTGTGAAGACCACCGAATTCGCCAAGACGCACGCTGAATTCCTGAGGCTCAAGGACAAGTTCGATGCAAGCACGGGCAGTTGA
- the ruvX gene encoding Holliday junction resolvase RuvX: protein MRRGRRLAIDVGDARIGVASCDPDGILATPVETVPGRDVPAAQRRLKQLVEEYEPIEVVVGLPRSLKGGEGPAAVKVRGFVQELARGIAPVPVRLVDERMTTVTASQGLRASGVKSKKGRSVIDQAAAVIILQQALESERVSGKAPGEGVEVVI from the coding sequence ATGCGCCGAGGCCGCAGGCTCGCGATCGACGTCGGGGACGCCCGTATCGGGGTCGCCTCGTGCGACCCCGACGGGATCCTCGCCACCCCGGTGGAGACGGTCCCGGGCCGGGACGTCCCGGCAGCTCAGCGCCGGCTGAAGCAGCTGGTCGAGGAGTACGAACCGATCGAGGTCGTCGTCGGTCTCCCTCGCTCCCTCAAGGGGGGCGAGGGCCCGGCCGCCGTGAAGGTCCGCGGTTTCGTCCAGGAGCTCGCCCGGGGGATCGCGCCCGTTCCGGTCAGGCTCGTCGACGAGCGGATGACCACGGTGACGGCCAGTCAGGGACTGCGCGCATCCGGAGTGAAATCCAAAAAGGGCAGATCGGTCATCGACCAGGCAGCGGCCGTGATCATTCTTCAGCAGGCCCTGGAATCCGAACGGGTGTCAGGTAAAGCACCCGGCGAGGGCGTCGAAGTGGTCATCTGA
- the alaS gene encoding alanine--tRNA ligase, whose product MESAEIRRRWLSFYEERGHTVVPSASLIADDPTLLLVPAGMVPFKPYFLGEVKPPWARATSVQKCVRTPDIEEVGKTTRHGTFFQMCGNFSFGDYFKEGAIKYAWELLTSPQDKGGYGLEPEKLWITVYLEDDEAERIWHEVVGVPKERIQRLGMKDNYWSMGVPGPCGPCSEINYDRGPEFGVEGGPAVNDERYVEIWNLVFMQYERGEGIGKDNFEILGELPSKNIDTGLGLERLAMILQGVQNMYEIDTSMAVIKKATELTGVAYGDAHDSDVSLRVVTDHMRTSVMLIGDGVTPGNEGRGYVLRRIMRRAIRNMRLLGATGPVVLDLIDTVIAMMGQQYPELVTDRERIEKVAVAEENAFLKTLKAGTNILDTAVTETKQAGGKVLAGDKAFLLHDTWGFPIDLTLEMAAEQGLSVDEDGFRRLMKEQRERAKADAQAKKTGHAGAGAYREIADKVGETDFIGYSDTEGESTIVGILVDGTSSPAATEGDEVEIVLDRTPFYAEGGGQIGDTGKIKVDSGAVIEIRDCQKPVPGVYVHKGVVQFGEVTVGAKAHASIDSRRRTAIARAHSATHLTHQALRDALGPTAAQAGSENQPGRFRFDFGSPSAVPTAVMTDVEQKINEVLARDLDVRADVMGIDEAKKQGAIAEFGEKYGERVRVVTIGDFSKELCGGTHVHNTSQLGLVKLLGESSIGSGVRRIEALVGVDAYNFLAREHTVVAQLQELIKGRPEELPEKVSAMLGKLKDAEKEIEKFRAEKVLQAAAGLAESAKDIRGIAVVTGQVPDGTTADDLRKLVLDVRGRIQGGRAAVVALFTVNNGKPLTVIATNEAARERGLKAGDLVRTAAKTLGGGGGGKPDVAQGGGQNPAAIGEAVDAVERTVGETAK is encoded by the coding sequence ATGGAGTCGGCCGAGATTCGCCGCCGCTGGCTGAGCTTCTACGAGGAGCGCGGTCACACCGTCGTCCCTTCGGCGTCGCTCATCGCGGACGACCCGACTCTGCTCCTGGTCCCCGCCGGCATGGTGCCCTTCAAGCCTTACTTCCTCGGTGAGGTCAAGCCGCCGTGGGCGCGCGCCACCAGCGTGCAGAAGTGCGTGCGCACCCCCGACATCGAAGAGGTCGGCAAGACCACCCGGCACGGCACCTTCTTCCAGATGTGCGGCAACTTCTCCTTCGGCGACTACTTCAAGGAAGGCGCCATCAAGTACGCCTGGGAGCTGCTCACCAGCCCCCAGGACAAGGGCGGTTACGGCCTGGAGCCGGAGAAGCTCTGGATCACCGTGTACCTGGAGGACGACGAGGCCGAGCGCATCTGGCACGAGGTCGTCGGGGTGCCGAAGGAGCGCATCCAGCGCCTCGGCATGAAGGACAACTACTGGTCCATGGGCGTCCCCGGACCCTGCGGCCCCTGTTCCGAGATCAACTACGACCGCGGCCCCGAGTTCGGCGTCGAGGGCGGCCCCGCCGTCAACGACGAGCGGTACGTGGAGATCTGGAACCTCGTCTTCATGCAGTACGAGCGCGGCGAGGGCATCGGCAAGGACAACTTCGAGATCCTCGGCGAGCTCCCCAGCAAGAACATCGACACCGGCCTCGGACTCGAGCGCCTGGCGATGATCCTGCAGGGCGTGCAGAACATGTACGAGATCGACACCTCCATGGCCGTCATCAAGAAGGCCACCGAGCTGACCGGTGTCGCGTACGGCGACGCCCACGACTCCGACGTCTCCCTGCGCGTGGTCACCGACCACATGCGCACGTCCGTCATGCTCATCGGCGACGGCGTCACCCCGGGCAACGAGGGCCGCGGTTACGTCCTGCGCCGCATCATGCGCCGCGCGATCCGCAACATGCGCCTGCTCGGTGCCACCGGGCCGGTCGTGCTCGACCTGATCGACACCGTGATCGCCATGATGGGCCAGCAGTACCCCGAGCTCGTCACCGACCGCGAGCGCATCGAGAAGGTCGCCGTCGCCGAGGAGAACGCGTTCCTCAAGACGCTCAAGGCCGGCACCAACATCCTCGACACCGCGGTCACCGAGACCAAGCAGGCCGGTGGCAAGGTCCTCGCCGGTGACAAGGCGTTCCTGCTCCACGACACCTGGGGCTTCCCGATCGACCTCACCCTCGAGATGGCCGCCGAGCAGGGCCTCTCCGTGGACGAGGACGGCTTCCGCCGCCTGATGAAGGAGCAGCGGGAGCGCGCCAAGGCCGACGCCCAGGCCAAGAAGACCGGCCACGCCGGTGCCGGTGCCTACCGGGAGATCGCCGACAAGGTCGGCGAGACCGACTTCATCGGCTACAGCGACACCGAGGGCGAGTCCACGATCGTCGGCATCCTCGTCGACGGCACCTCCTCCCCGGCCGCCACCGAGGGCGACGAGGTCGAGATCGTCCTGGACCGCACCCCGTTCTACGCCGAGGGCGGCGGCCAGATCGGCGACACCGGGAAGATCAAGGTCGACTCCGGTGCCGTCATCGAGATCCGCGACTGCCAGAAGCCGGTCCCGGGCGTCTACGTCCACAAGGGCGTCGTCCAGTTCGGCGAGGTCACCGTCGGTGCCAAGGCGCACGCCTCCATCGACAGCCGCCGCCGCACCGCCATCGCCCGCGCCCACTCGGCCACCCACCTCACCCACCAGGCGCTGCGGGACGCGCTCGGCCCGACGGCCGCCCAGGCCGGTTCCGAGAACCAGCCCGGCCGTTTCCGCTTCGACTTCGGTTCCCCGTCCGCCGTACCCACGGCCGTGATGACCGACGTCGAGCAGAAGATCAACGAGGTGCTCGCCCGCGACCTCGACGTCCGTGCCGACGTCATGGGCATCGACGAGGCCAAGAAGCAGGGCGCCATCGCCGAGTTCGGCGAGAAGTACGGCGAGCGGGTCCGGGTCGTCACCATCGGCGACTTCTCCAAGGAGCTGTGCGGCGGCACCCATGTGCACAACACCTCGCAGCTCGGCCTGGTCAAGCTGCTCGGCGAGTCGTCGATCGGCTCCGGTGTCCGCCGTATCGAGGCGCTCGTCGGTGTCGACGCCTACAACTTCCTCGCCCGTGAGCACACGGTCGTCGCCCAGCTCCAGGAGCTGATCAAGGGCCGCCCGGAGGAGCTCCCGGAGAAGGTCTCCGCCATGCTCGGCAAGCTGAAGGACGCCGAGAAGGAGATCGAGAAGTTCCGCGCCGAGAAGGTCCTGCAGGCCGCGGCCGGTCTCGCCGAGTCCGCCAAGGACATCCGCGGCATCGCCGTCGTCACCGGGCAGGTCCCGGACGGCACCACCGCCGACGACCTGCGCAAGCTGGTCCTCGACGTGCGCGGCCGCATCCAGGGCGGCCGGGCCGCGGTCGTGGCCCTCTTCACGGTCAACAACGGCAAGCCGCTCACGGTCATCGCCACCAACGAGGCCGCCCGCGAGCGCGGTCTCAAGGCCGGTGACCTGGTCCGCACCGCGGCCAAGACCCTCGGCGGCGGCGGTGGCGGCAAGCCGGACGTCGCCCAGGGCGGCGGCCAGAACCCGGCCGCGATCGGTGAGGCCGTGGACGCCGTGGAGCGCACGGTCGGGGAGACGGCCAAGTAA
- a CDS encoding DUF948 domain-containing protein translates to MHTVSGGEVAGILVAVFWAILVSFLAVALARLAQTLKATTKLVADVTDQAVPLLADASTAVRSAQTQIERVDAIASDVQEVTSNASALSTTVASTFGGPLVKVAAFGYGVRRAMGGRKDDVPAKSSRRTVIVGRAVSRGRGKKD, encoded by the coding sequence GTGCACACAGTGTCCGGTGGAGAGGTTGCCGGGATCCTGGTGGCCGTCTTCTGGGCGATCCTGGTCTCCTTCCTCGCCGTCGCGCTGGCGAGGCTGGCCCAGACGCTCAAGGCGACCACCAAGCTCGTCGCGGACGTGACCGACCAGGCCGTCCCGCTGCTGGCCGACGCCTCCACCGCGGTGCGCTCCGCGCAGACCCAGATCGAGCGCGTCGACGCGATCGCCTCGGACGTCCAGGAGGTCACGTCCAACGCCTCCGCGCTGTCCACCACCGTCGCCTCCACCTTCGGTGGCCCCCTGGTCAAGGTCGCGGCCTTCGGCTACGGCGTGCGCCGCGCGATGGGCGGGCGCAAGGACGACGTGCCCGCGAAATCCTCCCGGCGTACCGTGATCGTGGGCCGGGCGGTTTCCCGGGGCCGAGGCAAGAAGGACTGA
- a CDS encoding AAA family ATPase, whose product MHSHQPDGTEANGNIPLELDGFVGRRAELSGLARSLDTSRLVTVTGPGGIGKSRLAARVAGARCAPPDGVWRVELAAVRDPEFLDYAVVETLGLTDHTVRAPRETLLAHLTGRRLLLVLDGFEHLVDACAALVVDLLEQLPGLSVLAVGRRPLAVAGEQVLALGPLGEDEAVELFAERAGRQGVTAGDDPHVRELCRRLDGIPLAIELAAGRLGALAPAQLLERLDDRFRLLTGGGRDALPRHRTLRTAIGWSHELCTSEERLLWSRLSVFAGQFDLEAAEYVCSGGGLHSDDVLDVLSALLAQSVVAREETATGVRYRMLDTVRAYGAEWLEATGDSVRLRRRHRDWYVGLATWCELDWFSPRQNEVAARIEAELPNLRCALEYCLTEPDGAELGQHLAGSLWFCWVGCGRLSEGRHWLERSVELEPGHEHARLKALWVLGYVAILQGDTVPALAALQECREEAERSANPTAAAYAEHRTGCLALVSDDMPRAQALLGSSLARYQEIGELNSNVLMGQVELAMARAFLGDLPDAVRLCEDVRRVCEDHGERWARSYALYVLAYAAWSEGDAARARELLTDCLACAHAFHDLLGSVLSIELLALVTVTQGDAVEAAVLQGAAASLWPSVGLPLFGSAYYNAPHELCEATVRERLGDERYEEGVRQGRALGRDAAVCRALGRARPVDGLPAPRGSARPAEAGPGMQQPAASPTRKGGETAG is encoded by the coding sequence ATGCACAGTCATCAGCCCGACGGCACCGAGGCGAACGGCAACATCCCGCTGGAGCTCGACGGCTTCGTCGGCCGGCGCGCGGAGCTCTCGGGGCTGGCACGCTCGCTCGACACCTCGCGGCTGGTGACGGTGACGGGCCCCGGCGGCATCGGGAAGTCGAGGCTCGCGGCGCGCGTGGCGGGCGCCCGGTGCGCGCCGCCCGACGGGGTGTGGCGTGTCGAGCTGGCCGCCGTCCGCGATCCGGAGTTCCTCGACTACGCGGTCGTGGAGACGCTGGGCCTGACGGACCACACCGTGCGGGCGCCGCGCGAGACGCTCCTGGCCCATCTGACCGGACGTCGACTCCTGCTGGTCCTCGACGGTTTCGAGCATCTGGTGGACGCCTGCGCCGCCCTGGTCGTGGACCTGCTGGAACAGTTGCCGGGTCTTTCCGTGCTCGCTGTGGGACGACGGCCGCTGGCCGTCGCCGGCGAGCAGGTCCTCGCACTGGGCCCGCTGGGCGAGGACGAGGCCGTGGAGCTGTTCGCGGAGCGGGCCGGGCGGCAGGGGGTGACGGCCGGGGACGATCCGCACGTACGGGAGCTGTGCCGGCGCCTCGACGGCATCCCGCTGGCGATCGAGCTGGCCGCGGGGCGGCTGGGGGCGCTGGCCCCCGCCCAGCTGCTGGAGCGGCTCGACGACCGGTTCCGGTTGCTGACGGGCGGCGGCCGGGACGCTCTCCCCCGGCACCGGACGCTGCGCACGGCGATCGGCTGGAGCCATGAACTGTGCACGTCCGAGGAGCGGTTGCTGTGGTCGCGGCTGTCGGTGTTCGCCGGGCAGTTCGACCTGGAGGCCGCCGAGTACGTGTGCAGCGGCGGCGGTCTGCACTCCGACGACGTGCTCGACGTGCTGTCCGCGCTGCTCGCCCAGTCGGTGGTGGCCCGCGAGGAGACGGCGACCGGCGTGCGCTACCGGATGCTCGACACGGTCCGGGCCTACGGCGCCGAGTGGCTGGAGGCGACCGGTGACTCGGTACGGCTGCGCAGGCGGCACCGCGACTGGTACGTGGGCCTGGCGACCTGGTGCGAACTGGACTGGTTCTCGCCGCGCCAGAACGAGGTGGCCGCGCGGATCGAGGCCGAGCTGCCGAACCTGCGCTGCGCCCTGGAGTACTGCCTGACCGAGCCCGACGGGGCGGAGCTGGGCCAGCATCTCGCGGGCTCCCTGTGGTTCTGCTGGGTGGGCTGCGGCCGGCTCTCGGAGGGCCGGCACTGGCTGGAGCGCAGCGTCGAACTGGAGCCGGGCCATGAGCACGCACGCCTCAAGGCCCTGTGGGTCCTCGGCTATGTGGCGATCCTCCAGGGCGACACGGTGCCCGCGCTGGCGGCGCTCCAGGAGTGCCGGGAGGAGGCGGAGCGGTCGGCGAACCCGACAGCGGCGGCGTACGCCGAGCACCGCACCGGCTGTCTGGCGCTCGTCTCGGACGACATGCCCCGTGCGCAGGCCCTGCTGGGCTCGTCGCTGGCGCGCTACCAGGAGATCGGCGAGCTCAACAGCAATGTGCTGATGGGTCAGGTCGAGCTGGCGATGGCCCGTGCCTTCCTGGGCGATCTGCCGGACGCGGTGCGGCTGTGCGAGGACGTGCGCCGGGTGTGCGAGGACCACGGCGAGCGGTGGGCGCGGTCGTACGCCCTGTACGTCCTGGCGTACGCGGCCTGGAGCGAGGGCGACGCGGCACGCGCGCGTGAGTTGCTCACCGACTGTCTGGCCTGCGCGCACGCCTTCCACGACCTGCTCGGTTCGGTCCTGTCGATCGAGCTCCTCGCCCTGGTCACGGTGACCCAGGGCGACGCGGTCGAGGCCGCCGTCCTCCAGGGCGCGGCGGCCTCGCTGTGGCCGTCGGTGGGCCTGCCCCTGTTCGGTTCGGCCTACTACAACGCCCCGCACGAACTGTGCGAGGCGACGGTCCGGGAGCGGCTGGGCGACGAACGGTACGAGGAGGGCGTACGGCAGGGCCGGGCGCTCGGCCGGGACGCGGCGGTGTGCCGGGCACTGGGCCGCGCGCGTCCGGTCGACGGGCTGCCGGCGCCGCGGGGTTCCGCGCGGCCCGCCGAAGCGGGCCCCGGCATGCAGCAGCCCGCCGCCTCGCCCACCCGGAAGGGCGGGGAGACGGCGGGCTGA
- the rpsD gene encoding 30S ribosomal protein S4, whose translation MANQSRPKVKKSRALGIALTPKAVKYFEARPYPPGEHGRGRKQNSDYKVRLLEKQRLRAQYDVSERQLVRAYERASKVQGKTGEALIIELERRLDALVLRSGIARTIYQARQMVVHGHIEVNGQKVDKPSFRVRPDDVVMVRERSREKTLFSIAREGGFAPDGETPRYLQVNLRALAFRLDREPNRKEIPVICDEQLVVEYYAR comes from the coding sequence GTGGCGAACCAGTCCCGCCCCAAGGTCAAGAAGTCGCGTGCCCTCGGCATCGCGCTGACCCCGAAGGCCGTCAAGTACTTCGAGGCCCGTCCCTACCCCCCGGGTGAGCACGGCCGTGGCCGCAAGCAGAACTCGGACTACAAGGTCCGTCTGCTCGAGAAGCAGCGTCTGCGTGCGCAGTACGACGTGTCCGAGCGCCAGCTCGTCCGCGCCTACGAGCGTGCCTCCAAGGTTCAGGGCAAGACCGGTGAGGCCCTGATCATCGAGCTCGAGCGTCGTCTCGACGCGCTGGTCCTGCGTTCGGGCATCGCCCGCACGATCTACCAGGCCCGCCAGATGGTCGTCCACGGCCACATCGAGGTCAACGGTCAGAAGGTCGACAAGCCGTCCTTCCGCGTCCGTCCCGACGACGTCGTGATGGTCCGCGAGCGCAGCCGCGAGAAGACCCTCTTCTCGATCGCCCGTGAGGGCGGCTTCGCCCCCGACGGCGAGACCCCGCGCTACCTCCAGGTGAACCTCCGCGCCCTGGCCTTCCGCCTGGACCGCGAGCCGAACCGCAAGGAGATCCCGGTGATCTGCGACGAGCAGCTCGTCGTCGAGTACTACGCCCGCTGA
- a CDS encoding replication-associated recombination protein A gives MEPDLFTAAAEERQEKDPAGSPLAVRMRPRTLDEVVGQQHLLKPGSPLRRLVGEGSGGPAGPSSVILWGPPGTGKTTLAYVVSKATNKRFVELSAITAGVKEVRAVIEGARRATGGFGKETVLFLDEIHRFSKAQQDSLLPAVENRWVTLIAATTENPYFSIISPLLSRSLLLTLEPLTDDDLRGLLRRALSDERGLRDAVALPEDTEDHLLRIAGGDARRALTALEAAAGAALDKGEPEISLTTLEETVDRAAVKYDRDGDQHYDVASALIKSIRGSDVDAALHYLARMIEAGEDPRFIARRLMISASEDIGLADPNALPTAVAAAQAVAMIGFPEAALTLSHATIALALAPKSNAATTAIGAAMEDVRKGLAGPVPPHLRDGHYKGAAKLGHAQGYVYPHDLPEGIAEQQYAPDAIKDREYYEPTRHGAEARYADAVEWTRKHLGRKRS, from the coding sequence GTGGAGCCCGATCTGTTCACCGCGGCGGCGGAAGAGCGCCAGGAGAAGGACCCGGCCGGCAGCCCCCTGGCGGTCCGGATGCGCCCGCGCACCCTCGACGAGGTGGTGGGCCAGCAGCACCTGCTCAAGCCGGGCTCACCGCTGCGCCGACTGGTCGGCGAGGGCAGCGGCGGCCCCGCCGGACCCTCCTCGGTGATCCTCTGGGGCCCGCCCGGCACCGGCAAGACGACTCTGGCCTACGTCGTCTCCAAGGCGACGAACAAGCGCTTCGTGGAGCTCTCCGCGATCACCGCCGGCGTCAAGGAGGTCCGCGCGGTCATCGAGGGCGCACGCCGCGCCACCGGCGGCTTCGGCAAGGAGACCGTCCTCTTCCTCGACGAGATCCACCGCTTCAGCAAGGCCCAGCAGGACTCCCTGCTTCCCGCAGTCGAGAACCGCTGGGTGACCCTGATCGCGGCGACCACCGAGAACCCGTACTTCTCGATCATCTCCCCGCTGCTGTCCCGGTCGCTGCTGCTCACCCTCGAACCCCTCACCGACGACGACCTCAGAGGGCTCCTGAGGCGGGCGCTGAGCGACGAGCGCGGTCTCAGGGACGCCGTCGCCCTCCCCGAGGACACCGAGGACCACCTCCTGCGGATCGCCGGAGGTGACGCCCGCCGCGCCCTGACCGCCCTGGAGGCCGCGGCCGGAGCCGCGCTCGACAAGGGCGAGCCGGAGATCTCCCTCACCACACTGGAGGAGACGGTCGACCGCGCGGCCGTGAAGTACGACCGCGACGGCGACCAGCACTACGACGTGGCCAGCGCCCTCATCAAGTCCATCAGGGGCTCCGACGTGGACGCGGCCCTGCACTACCTGGCCCGCATGATCGAGGCCGGCGAGGACCCCCGCTTCATCGCCCGCCGCCTGATGATCTCCGCCAGCGAGGACATCGGCCTCGCGGACCCCAACGCCCTGCCCACAGCCGTGGCCGCCGCCCAGGCCGTCGCCATGATCGGCTTCCCCGAGGCCGCCCTGACGCTGAGCCACGCCACCATCGCGCTCGCCCTGGCCCCGAAGTCCAACGCCGCGACCACGGCGATCGGCGCCGCCATGGAGGACGTACGCAAGGGACTGGCCGGTCCCGTGCCGCCGCACCTGCGCGACGGGCACTACAAGGGCGCCGCCAAGCTCGGGCACGCCCAGGGGTACGTCTACCCGCACGACCTGCCCGAGGGCATCGCCGAGCAGCAGTACGCCCCGGACGCCATCAAGGACCGCGAGTACTACGAACCCACCCGGCACGGCGCCGAGGCCCGGTACGCGGACGCGGTGGAGTGGACCAGGAAGCACCTCGGTCGGAAGCGGTCCTGA